One region of Miscanthus floridulus cultivar M001 chromosome 19, ASM1932011v1, whole genome shotgun sequence genomic DNA includes:
- the LOC136528802 gene encoding transcription factor STKL2-like, whose product MPLKLQTDLNGGASSQLRSIKQRPAAGTSGRMHRAVRVMLRSESERRLRKWKASTAARATRGACRRSRETHEETVPLSDSQSATRHARHAPFPTPERSLRRCPLNSSSPSASAPPISFRFPEPPKFESPASRALARTPPMPSKRPSPHAMDEAASAAAARLRPSTPRSKKRTSRSKSRGRSRDRRRSSPNPNPSSRRERAADQGSAAAPSRKSDRKPKPRSFPDSATLATAMASVAAAAASSSAAPASGGGRGSAGAVQKLWTESDEVALLTGAVAFKDRTGIAPRLPDMGELFESIKDSLAPHLDQAKVYYKLKRLKSKFQHSVPGESSTAHEHRLRDLGAALWGAELARPEEKAIAVAEEADEDDADEGFVGGDREGTVKLPMVKEVLGEYWRLNGQTMSGVSLEKGLAMLGPQEASVAEVKWRRQLEADMRMQMRRHDLEKEVYGLLIDAIKGLGP is encoded by the coding sequence ATGCCATTAAAACTGCAGACTGACTTGAACGGAGGTGCGTCATCCCAACTGCGTTCAATCAAACAACGGCCGGCTGCCGGCACCAGCGGCAGGATGCACCGTGCCGTGCGAGTGATGTTACGCTCGGAGTCGGAGCGCAGGCTCCGGAAGTGGAAGGCGAGCACGGCAGCGCGAGCGACACGGGGGGCATGCCGACGGAGTCGCGAAACGCACGAAGAAACCGTACCCTTGTCCGACTCGCAGTCCGCAACTCGACACGCGCGCCACGCTCCCTTCCCGACTCCGGAGCGCAGCCTGCGCCGCTGCCCACTGAACTCCTCTTCCCCTTCCGCCTCGGCTCCCCCCATCTCCTTCCGATTTCCCGAGCCCCCGAAATTCGAATCGCCCGCGTCCCGAGCCCTCGCCCGCACGCCGCCGATGCCCTCCAAGCGGCCGTCCCCGCACGCCATGGACGAAGCCGCCTCCGCAGCCGCCGCGCGCCTCCGCCCCTCCACCCCGCGCTCCAAGAAGCGCACCTCCCGCTCCAAGTCCCGCGGCCGCTCCCGGGaccgccgccgctcctccccgaaccctaaccctagctcccGCCGCGAGCGCGCCGCGGACCAGGGCTCCGCCGCCGCGCCCTCCCGCAAGAGCGACCGCAAGCCCAAGCCGCGCTCCTTCCCGGACTCCGCCACGCTCGCCACGGCCATGGCctcggtcgccgccgccgccgcctcctcctccgcggCCCCGGCGTCCGGCGGGGGCCGTGGCAGCGCGGGCGCCGTCCAGAAGCTCTGGACCGAGTCCGACGAGGTCGCGCTGCTCACGGGCGCCGTCGCCTTCAAGGACCGCACCGGCATCGCGCCGCGCCTCCCTGACATGGGCGAACTGTTCGAATCCATTAAAGACTCCCTCGCGCCGCACCTCGACCAGGCCAAGGTGTACTACAAGCTCAAGCGCCTCAAGAGCAAGTTCCAGCACTCCGTGCCGGGCGAATCCAGCACCGCGCACGAGCACCGGCTGCGCGACCTGGGCGCGGCCCTCTGGGGCGCTGAGCTTGCGCGCCCTGAAGAGAAGGCCATCGCGGTGGCtgaggaggccgacgaggatGACGCTGACGAGGGATTCGTTGGCGGGGATAGGGAGGGGACCGTGAAGCTTCCTATGGTCAAGGAGGTGCTTGGAGAGTACTGGAGGCTCAACGGGCAGACCATGTCAGGTGTGTCGCTGGAGAAGGGGTTGGCGATGCTTGGGCCACAGGAGGCTAGTGTGGCCGAGGTCAAATGGAGGCGACAGCTTGAGGCAGATATGCGCATGCAGATGCGCCGGCATGATCTGGAAAAGGAGGTCTATGGCCTGCTCATCGATGCCATCAAAGGCCTAGGGCCTTAG